The following coding sequences lie in one beta proteobacterium CB genomic window:
- the leuD gene encoding isopropylmalate isomerase small subunit has translation MEKFTVYKGLVAPLNRENVDTDAIIPKQFLKSIKKTGFGQNLFDEWRYLDHGEPGQDCSSRPVNPDFVLNQPRYKDAGILLARKNFGCGSSREHAPWALDQYGFRAVIAPSFADIFYNNCFKNGLLPIVLTELQVDHLFNETLAFTGYQLTIDLEAQQVITPVGTAYSFDVAPFRKHCLLNGLDDIGLTLQHADKIKAYEAERILKMPWLATQLP, from the coding sequence ATGGAAAAATTTACGGTATACAAAGGCTTGGTTGCGCCGCTTAATCGCGAGAATGTCGATACCGATGCCATCATCCCAAAGCAATTCTTAAAATCAATTAAGAAAACTGGCTTTGGTCAGAATTTATTTGACGAGTGGCGCTATCTAGACCATGGTGAGCCTGGCCAGGATTGCAGCAGTCGCCCGGTTAACCCTGATTTTGTTTTAAACCAGCCGCGTTATAAAGATGCGGGTATTTTGCTGGCACGCAAGAATTTTGGTTGTGGCAGCTCCCGAGAGCATGCGCCATGGGCATTGGATCAGTACGGCTTTAGAGCTGTGATTGCCCCGAGCTTTGCCGATATTTTCTACAACAATTGCTTTAAAAATGGACTTTTGCCGATTGTTCTTACCGAGCTACAGGTTGACCATTTATTTAATGAAACGCTGGCTTTTACCGGCTATCAACTGACTATTGACCTGGAAGCCCAGCAAGTCATTACCCCCGTCGGCACTGCCTATAGCTTCGATGTAGCTCCGTTCAGAAAGCATTGCCTCCTGAATGGCCTGGACGACATTGGCTTAACTCTGCAACATGCAGATAAAATCAAGGCTTATGAAGCTGAGCGTATCCTCAAGATGCCTTGGCTTGCGACACAACTGCCGTAG
- a CDS encoding isopropylmalate isomerase large subunit translates to MSRTLYDKLWDDHVVYSEQDGTATIYIDRQLLHEVTSPQAFEGLNLAGRPVWRISANLAVSDHNVPTTDRSEGITDPISKLQVDTLDQNCDAFGITQYKMNDTRQGIVHVIGPEQGATLPGMTVVCGDSHTSTHGAFGALAFGIGTSEVEHVLATQTLLMKKSKNMLVKVDGRLQPGSTAKDIVLAVIGKIGTAGGTGYTIEFAGEAIRNLSMEGRMTLCNMAIEAGARAGLVAVDETTIEYIQGRPYAPKGEALRHALQYWRTLHSDVDAKFDAVVELRAEEIAPQVTWGTSPEMVLAISDRVPDPEKERDANKRSAMERALEYMGLVPNTPLSNISIDKVFIGSCTNSRIEDIRAAAKVVDRLGKKVATNVKLALVVPGSGLVKAQAEREGLDRVFKAAGFEWREPGCSMCLAMNADRLEPGERCASTSNRNFEGRQGNGGRTHLVSPAMAAAAAIEGHFVDVRKIS, encoded by the coding sequence ATGTCACGCACGCTTTACGACAAATTGTGGGATGACCATGTCGTCTACTCTGAACAAGATGGCACGGCCACGATTTATATAGATCGTCAGTTATTGCATGAGGTGACAAGTCCTCAAGCTTTTGAGGGGTTGAACTTAGCCGGTCGTCCAGTTTGGCGTATTTCTGCCAATTTGGCCGTTTCTGATCACAACGTTCCAACCACGGATCGTTCTGAGGGCATTACAGATCCGATATCTAAGTTACAAGTAGATACGCTGGATCAAAACTGCGATGCTTTTGGTATTACTCAGTACAAGATGAACGATACCCGCCAGGGTATTGTTCATGTCATTGGGCCGGAGCAGGGTGCAACCTTGCCAGGCATGACGGTGGTCTGCGGTGATTCGCATACAAGTACCCATGGTGCCTTTGGTGCATTGGCATTTGGTATTGGCACATCGGAAGTGGAGCATGTATTGGCTACACAAACCTTGCTCATGAAAAAGAGTAAGAACATGCTGGTTAAGGTTGATGGACGCCTTCAACCAGGATCAACTGCGAAAGATATTGTTCTTGCCGTGATTGGTAAAATTGGTACTGCAGGCGGAACTGGGTACACCATTGAGTTTGCGGGTGAAGCTATTCGCAATCTGTCTATGGAAGGTCGCATGACCCTCTGTAACATGGCAATTGAGGCGGGTGCGCGCGCTGGACTTGTTGCAGTTGATGAAACTACTATTGAATATATTCAGGGCAGACCCTACGCACCTAAAGGTGAGGCCTTGCGTCATGCTTTGCAATACTGGCGCACTCTACATTCTGATGTAGATGCCAAGTTTGATGCTGTAGTGGAGTTGCGTGCCGAAGAGATTGCCCCTCAAGTAACTTGGGGTACATCACCAGAAATGGTTTTGGCAATCAGCGACCGCGTTCCTGATCCTGAAAAAGAGCGTGATGCGAATAAACGCTCTGCAATGGAGCGTGCACTTGAGTACATGGGACTTGTTCCAAACACACCATTAAGTAATATTTCGATTGATAAAGTTTTCATTGGATCTTGCACCAACAGTCGCATTGAGGATATTCGTGCTGCTGCCAAGGTAGTTGATCGCTTAGGAAAAAAAGTAGCTACTAATGTGAAATTAGCCTTGGTTGTTCCTGGGTCTGGTCTAGTAAAAGCTCAGGCTGAACGAGAGGGTTTAGACCGGGTGTTTAAAGCTGCAGGCTTTGAGTGGCGCGAGCCAGGTTGTTCAATGTGTTTAGCGATGAATGCCGATCGCCTAGAGCCAGGTGAGCGTTGCGCCTCAACTTCTAATCGTAATTTTGAAGGTCGCCAAGGTAACGGCGGTAGAACGCATTTAGTAAGTCCAGCAATGGCAGCTGCTGCTGCGATTGAGGGCCACTTTGTTGATGTTCGTAAGATTTCTTAA
- the gltA gene encoding type II citrate synthase, translating into MIESDIKAKLSFSDGTPDIDLPIYKGTIGPDVIDIRKLYGQTGKFTYDSGFLSTASCNSKITYIDGDKGELLYRGYPIEDLAHNCDFLEVCYLLLNGELPNAKQKKDFEELVMHHTMVHEQMQFFLRGFRRDAHPMSVLTGLVGAMAAFYHDEIDYSEPHAREVAQIRLIAKMPTLVAMAYKYSVGQPFIYPDNSLSYTANFMRMMFATPCEEYKVNPVLVRALDRIFTLHADHEQNASTSTVRLCGSSGTNPFAAISAGIACLWGPAHGGANEACLQMLNEIQANGGVDTIGDFIAQVKDKNSSVRLMGFGHRVYKNFDPRAKLMRETCHEVLKEMGLENDPLFKLAMTLEKIALEDEYFVSRKLYPNVDFYSGIVQRALGVPTEMFTCIFALARTVGWIAQWEEMITDPEYKIGRPRQLYVGETSRKVPNISLRK; encoded by the coding sequence ATGATTGAATCGGACATCAAGGCAAAATTATCGTTTTCGGACGGCACACCAGATATCGACTTGCCAATTTACAAAGGCACGATTGGCCCTGACGTAATCGATATTCGTAAGCTTTACGGTCAAACCGGTAAGTTCACTTACGATTCAGGCTTTCTATCCACAGCGTCATGCAACAGCAAAATCACTTACATCGATGGTGATAAGGGTGAGCTGCTCTACCGTGGTTATCCAATCGAAGATCTCGCTCATAACTGCGACTTCTTAGAGGTTTGCTATCTGCTCTTGAACGGTGAGTTACCAAACGCCAAACAGAAAAAAGATTTTGAAGAATTAGTCATGCACCACACAATGGTTCATGAGCAAATGCAATTCTTCTTGCGCGGCTTCCGTCGCGATGCTCATCCAATGTCTGTATTGACTGGCTTGGTTGGTGCAATGGCTGCTTTCTATCATGATGAGATTGATTACAGCGAGCCACATGCCCGTGAAGTTGCTCAGATTCGTCTGATTGCGAAGATGCCTACATTGGTAGCGATGGCCTATAAATATTCCGTAGGTCAACCATTTATCTATCCTGATAATTCCTTATCCTACACAGCAAACTTCATGCGCATGATGTTTGCAACACCTTGTGAAGAGTACAAGGTCAATCCGGTATTGGTTCGCGCTTTAGATCGTATCTTCACATTGCATGCTGACCATGAGCAGAATGCTTCTACATCAACAGTACGCTTGTGCGGCTCATCTGGCACTAATCCATTTGCTGCCATTTCTGCAGGTATCGCTTGTCTATGGGGTCCTGCTCACGGCGGTGCCAATGAAGCTTGCTTGCAGATGTTGAATGAGATCCAAGCTAACGGTGGCGTGGATACGATTGGTGACTTTATTGCCCAAGTCAAAGACAAGAACTCCAGCGTTCGTCTGATGGGCTTTGGCCATCGCGTTTACAAAAATTTCGATCCACGTGCGAAGTTAATGCGTGAGACATGTCATGAAGTGCTGAAAGAGATGGGTCTTGAAAATGATCCTTTGTTCAAGTTGGCCATGACTCTTGAGAAAATTGCTCTTGAAGATGAGTATTTCGTGAGCCGTAAGCTCTATCCAAACGTTGATTTCTACTCCGGAATTGTTCAGCGCGCATTAGGCGTCCCAACAGAAATGTTTACCTGTATTTTTGCCTTAGCAAGAACAGTAGGTTGGATTGCTCAATGGGAAGAAATGATTACTGATCCTGAGTACAAGATTGGTCGTCCACGTCAGTTGTATGTTGGCGAAACTTCTCGCAAGGTTCCTAACATTTCTCTACGCAAATAA
- a CDS encoding succinate dehydrogenase and fumarate reductase iron-sulfur protein: protein MSDIRIFEIYRYDPDVDAAPRMERYELELTGERMLLDALISLKKQDETISYRRSCREGVCGSDAMNINGKNGLACLTNMLTLPKVITLRPLPGLPVVRDLIVDMTLFFKQYLSIKPYLVNDNPFPEKERLQSPEEREELNGLYECILCASCSTSCPSFWWNPDKFVGPAGLLQAYRFIADSRDEDTAARLDNLEDPYRLFRCHTIMNCVDVCPKHLNPTKAIGKIKELMVRRAV, encoded by the coding sequence ATGAGTGATATTCGTATATTTGAAATTTACCGCTACGATCCAGATGTCGATGCAGCTCCACGCATGGAGCGGTATGAGCTTGAGTTGACTGGCGAACGTATGTTGTTGGATGCCTTGATTTCTCTTAAGAAACAGGATGAAACCATTTCCTATCGTCGTTCATGCCGTGAAGGTGTTTGTGGCTCTGATGCCATGAACATTAATGGTAAGAATGGTTTGGCTTGCTTAACTAATATGTTGACTTTGCCTAAGGTCATCACATTGCGCCCATTACCTGGCTTGCCAGTCGTACGCGATTTGATTGTCGACATGACTTTGTTCTTCAAGCAATACCTGTCTATCAAGCCTTACTTGGTAAATGACAATCCATTCCCAGAGAAAGAGCGTCTCCAGAGTCCTGAAGAGCGTGAAGAGTTGAATGGTTTGTATGAGTGCATCTTGTGTGCATCATGCTCAACTTCATGCCCATCTTTCTGGTGGAATCCTGATAAGTTCGTGGGACCAGCAGGTTTGCTTCAGGCGTATCGCTTTATCGCCGATAGTCGCGATGAAGACACTGCAGCGCGCTTGGATAACTTGGAAGATCCGTATCGTTTATTCCGTTGCCACACCATCATGAACTGCGTGGACGTTTGTCCTAAGCATTTGAATCCAACCAAGGCAATTGGAAAGATTAAGGAATTGATGGTACGAAGGGCAGTATGA
- a CDS encoding succinate dehydrogenase, flavoprotein subunit — translation MTAIKKALPRRRFDAVIIGAGGSGMRASLQLAEAGLNVAVLTKVFPTRSHTVAAQGGIGASLGNMSEDNWHYHFYDTIKGSDWLGDQDVIEFMCREAPKVVYELEHFGMPFDRNPDGTIYQRPFGGHTANYGEKAVQRACAAADRTGHAMLHTLYQRNVRAKTNFFVEWLALDLIRDDAGDVVGVTALEMETGQVYILETKVVMMATGGAGRIWDASTNAFINTGDGMGLAARAGIPLEDMEFWQFHPTGVAGAGVLLTEGCRGEGGILRNKDGERFMERYAPTYKDLAPRDFVSRCMDQEIKEGRGCGPNGDYVVLDLTHIGAETIMKRLPSVYEIGINFANVDVTKEPIPVVPTIHYQMGGIPTNINGQVVVPANGKHNEIVNGLYAIGECSCVSVHGANRLGTNSLLDLLVFGRAAGNHIVAMDLKNREFKPLPANAGEQTMARIAALDNSTSGEYAQDVANDIRKTMQKYAGVFRNQELMDEGVRQMAKLTERAKHLWLKDKSDIFNTARIEALEVANLIEAANATMISAAARTESRGAHSHDDHQERDDDNWMKHTLWYSEGNRLDYKPVVLKPLTVESFPPKERTF, via the coding sequence ATGACCGCGATTAAAAAAGCATTGCCACGCCGCCGTTTCGACGCGGTAATTATTGGTGCAGGTGGTTCAGGTATGCGCGCTTCTTTGCAATTAGCAGAAGCTGGCCTGAACGTTGCGGTGTTAACTAAAGTTTTCCCAACTCGTTCGCATACTGTTGCTGCACAGGGTGGTATCGGTGCCTCACTAGGGAACATGAGTGAAGATAATTGGCACTATCACTTTTATGACACCATCAAAGGTTCTGACTGGTTGGGCGACCAAGACGTCATCGAATTTATGTGTCGCGAAGCTCCTAAAGTCGTTTATGAGTTAGAGCATTTTGGTATGCCTTTTGACCGCAACCCAGACGGCACGATTTATCAGCGCCCATTTGGTGGTCACACTGCAAACTATGGCGAAAAGGCTGTTCAACGTGCTTGCGCAGCGGCTGACCGTACTGGCCATGCAATGTTGCACACTTTGTATCAACGTAACGTCCGTGCAAAAACGAATTTCTTTGTTGAGTGGTTGGCGCTTGATCTGATTCGTGATGATGCAGGCGATGTTGTCGGTGTTACAGCGCTCGAAATGGAAACGGGTCAGGTTTACATCTTGGAAACTAAAGTAGTCATGATGGCTACTGGCGGTGCAGGCCGTATTTGGGATGCATCAACCAATGCCTTCATTAATACCGGTGACGGTATGGGTCTGGCAGCACGCGCAGGTATTCCATTAGAAGATATGGAATTCTGGCAATTCCACCCAACCGGCGTAGCTGGTGCGGGCGTATTGTTGACAGAAGGTTGCCGTGGTGAAGGTGGCATCTTGCGTAACAAGGATGGCGAGCGTTTCATGGAGCGTTATGCGCCTACCTACAAAGATTTGGCGCCGCGCGATTTCGTTTCTCGCTGCATGGACCAAGAGATTAAAGAAGGTCGTGGCTGTGGACCGAATGGTGACTATGTTGTTCTCGATTTAACGCACATCGGTGCTGAGACCATCATGAAGCGTTTGCCTTCTGTCTACGAAATTGGTATTAACTTTGCTAACGTTGACGTTACTAAAGAGCCAATTCCGGTTGTGCCAACTATTCACTATCAAATGGGCGGTATTCCTACTAATATCAACGGTCAAGTTGTTGTGCCAGCTAACGGCAAACATAACGAAATCGTTAATGGTCTCTATGCCATTGGTGAGTGCTCTTGCGTATCCGTACACGGTGCAAACCGTTTGGGTACGAACTCATTGCTCGACCTCTTGGTGTTTGGTCGTGCGGCCGGTAATCACATTGTTGCAATGGATCTCAAGAATCGTGAGTTCAAGCCATTGCCTGCCAATGCTGGTGAACAAACTATGGCGCGTATTGCTGCTCTTGATAACTCAACTTCTGGTGAGTATGCACAAGACGTTGCGAATGACATTCGTAAAACAATGCAGAAATATGCTGGCGTATTCCGCAATCAAGAATTGATGGATGAAGGTGTTCGTCAAATGGCCAAGCTAACTGAGCGTGCGAAACACTTGTGGTTAAAAGATAAGTCCGACATCTTCAACACTGCTCGTATTGAGGCTTTAGAAGTTGCCAACTTGATCGAAGCTGCAAATGCAACAATGATTTCAGCTGCAGCGCGTACTGAAAGTCGTGGTGCGCATTCACATGATGATCATCAAGAACGCGATGATGACAACTGGATGAAGCACACACTTTGGTATAGCGAAGGCAATCGCTTGGATTACAAGCCGGTTGTTTTGAAGCCATTGACTGTTGAGTCTTTCCCTCCTAAAGAACGTACTTTCTAA
- a CDS encoding succinate dehydrogenase, cytochrome b subunit, with protein sequence MPIYQIGPKRLVVGAHYGLKEWIIQRATAIVMVIFTIVLLVDYCITGSATYEGWAALFSNQFMKLLTLLFFISLFYHAWIGIRDIWMDYIKPVSIRLTLQVLTVLYLVACAAYAVQILWKV encoded by the coding sequence ATGCCTATTTATCAAATTGGACCGAAGCGCTTAGTTGTGGGCGCGCATTACGGCCTTAAAGAGTGGATCATTCAACGCGCAACTGCCATTGTGATGGTGATTTTTACTATCGTTTTGTTAGTTGACTATTGCATTACTGGTAGCGCTACTTATGAAGGTTGGGCTGCATTGTTTAGCAATCAGTTCATGAAACTCTTAACGCTTTTGTTCTTCATCAGTTTGTTCTATCACGCTTGGATTGGAATCCGTGATATTTGGATGGATTACATCAAGCCTGTCAGCATTCGTTTAACACTCCAAGTGTTAACTGTTTTGTATCTCGTAGCCTGTGCGGCCTATGCCGTACAAATTTTGTGGAAAGTGTAA
- a CDS encoding Succinate dehydrogenase, cytochrome b556 subunit, whose product MVDAQQNVKKDRPVYRNIGLAQLIKYRLPWAGKVSILHRISGAALFLMLPFLLYLLDQSLASEVSYQKFQAITGHVLVKIILLGLIWSFLHHFCAGIRYLLLDLEIGVEKAEANRSAIVVFVLGLALTAVVGLKLFGLF is encoded by the coding sequence ATGGTTGATGCACAGCAAAACGTAAAAAAAGATAGACCGGTTTATCGAAACATTGGTCTTGCCCAGTTGATCAAATACCGCCTTCCGTGGGCTGGAAAAGTATCTATTCTTCATCGCATTAGCGGAGCAGCTTTATTTTTAATGTTGCCGTTCTTGCTCTATCTCTTGGATCAAAGCTTGGCATCAGAAGTGAGCTATCAAAAGTTCCAGGCAATTACTGGCCACGTACTGGTAAAAATCATTCTTCTGGGATTAATTTGGTCATTCTTGCACCATTTCTGCGCAGGCATCCGTTATCTCTTGTTGGATTTGGAGATTGGTGTTGAAAAAGCAGAAGCCAACCGCTCAGCGATCGTTGTTTTTGTTCTAGGTCTTGCTTTGACTGCGGTTGTTGGCCTCAAACTTTTTGGCTTGTTCTAA
- a CDS encoding GntR family transcriptional regulator produces MSLISEPIASFSPLYEQIKAMILASLQASEWLPGDAIPSEMELAARYAVSQGTVRKAIDELAAQNLLVRRQGKGTFVATHQEEDFQYRFLRLEPDSGQKLHLKNQFLACENVKSDPYIAKLLKLKAGDPVIRIDRVQSSAGRPIAFEEIWLPVGRFEGLTLDALNAWSGPMYAFYESQYATHMVRAEEKIKAVLANAELAKHLQVQEGVALLSVERVAFTYGNKPVEIRRARYDTSDQHYDNKLN; encoded by the coding sequence TTGTCACTGATATCCGAACCAATTGCCTCATTTAGCCCTCTTTATGAGCAGATTAAAGCCATGATTCTGGCCAGCTTACAGGCCTCAGAATGGTTGCCTGGGGATGCTATCCCCAGCGAAATGGAGCTTGCGGCTCGCTATGCAGTCAGCCAGGGCACTGTACGCAAGGCCATTGATGAGTTAGCCGCTCAGAATTTGCTGGTTAGACGTCAGGGTAAGGGCACTTTTGTAGCAACCCACCAAGAGGAAGATTTCCAATATCGTTTTTTACGCCTCGAGCCTGATTCTGGTCAGAAATTGCACCTTAAAAACCAGTTCTTAGCCTGTGAAAATGTCAAATCTGATCCTTACATAGCCAAGTTGCTTAAATTAAAGGCAGGTGACCCTGTTATTCGGATTGATCGCGTGCAAAGCTCTGCGGGGCGGCCCATCGCATTTGAGGAGATTTGGTTGCCAGTGGGGCGCTTTGAAGGTCTCACTCTAGATGCGCTGAATGCTTGGTCGGGGCCTATGTATGCTTTCTACGAGAGTCAATATGCCACGCACATGGTGCGAGCAGAGGAAAAAATTAAGGCAGTCTTAGCAAATGCAGAGCTTGCAAAACACTTGCAGGTTCAGGAAGGTGTCGCCTTGCTATCAGTTGAGCGTGTCGCTTTTACCTACGGGAATAAACCAGTAGAAATTCGTCGCGCTCGGTATGACACTTCTGATCAGCACTACGACAATAAATTGAACTAA
- a CDS encoding Malate dehydrogenase produces MAKAPMRVAVTGAAGQIGYSLLFRIANGDLLGKDQPVILQLLEIPDEKAQKALTGVMMELEDCAFPLLAGMTAHSDPMTAFKDIDVALLVGARPRGPGMERKDLLSANAQIFTAQGKALNAVAKKTVKVLVVGNPANTNAYIAMKSAPDIPAKNFTAMLRLDHNRALSQLANKLNKPVADIEKLVVWGNHSPTMYPDYRFATIDGKSVKDSINDPVWNKDTFIPTVGKRGAAIIEARGLSSAASAANAAIDHIRDWVLGTNGKWVTMGIPSKGEYGIPAEVIYGYPVVCENGEYKMVEGLEIDEFSRERMNHTLNELLEEQAGVKHLLS; encoded by the coding sequence ATGGCAAAAGCCCCAATGCGTGTTGCAGTCACCGGTGCAGCCGGTCAAATCGGATATTCCCTCCTCTTTCGCATCGCCAATGGCGACTTGTTAGGCAAAGATCAGCCAGTAATCCTCCAGTTACTTGAAATTCCAGATGAAAAGGCTCAAAAAGCCTTAACTGGCGTGATGATGGAATTAGAAGACTGCGCTTTCCCATTATTGGCAGGAATGACAGCCCACTCTGACCCAATGACAGCGTTCAAAGATATTGACGTTGCTCTGTTGGTTGGCGCGCGCCCACGCGGCCCAGGCATGGAGCGCAAAGATTTGCTCTCAGCTAATGCACAGATTTTTACAGCTCAAGGCAAGGCATTGAATGCTGTAGCTAAGAAGACTGTCAAGGTACTGGTTGTTGGTAATCCAGCAAATACCAATGCCTATATCGCCATGAAATCTGCTCCAGATATTCCTGCAAAGAATTTCACTGCGATGTTGCGCTTGGATCACAACCGTGCCCTCTCACAATTAGCTAACAAGCTGAATAAGCCTGTTGCCGATATCGAGAAATTGGTTGTTTGGGGTAACCACAGCCCAACAATGTACCCAGACTATCGCTTTGCAACGATTGATGGCAAGTCTGTAAAAGACAGCATCAATGATCCAGTATGGAATAAAGACACATTCATCCCTACAGTTGGCAAACGTGGCGCCGCCATTATCGAAGCCCGCGGTCTCTCTTCAGCAGCTTCTGCAGCTAACGCAGCAATCGATCATATTCGTGACTGGGTCCTAGGCACAAATGGTAAGTGGGTCACGATGGGTATTCCATCAAAGGGCGAGTACGGCATTCCTGCTGAAGTAATTTACGGCTACCCAGTAGTTTGCGAAAATGGCGAATACAAGATGGTTGAAGGTTTGGAAATTGATGAGTTCTCACGTGAACGCATGAACCATACTCTCAACGAATTGCTTGAAGAGCAAGCTGGCGTTAAGCATCTCCTCTCATAA
- a CDS encoding aminotransferase, class I and II yields the protein MSQNTLPTPVFPSRLPEVGTTVFTVMSALASKHQAINLGQGFPDFPCDRELISQVNAAMLADHNQYPPMAGIPELRQGVAQKISSLYGHDYDPDTEITITAGGTQGILTTILSCVSPGDEVVIIEPAYDSYRPSIELAGGKTIAVSLIANRDEQGCVNSYSIPWDDLAKAIHPKTRLVIINTPHNPTGMIWQRKDLDRLANLVRSTNAIILSDEVYEHMVFDGQHHASIAGHPELAARSFLISSFGKTYHVTGWKLGYVAAPATMMKEFRKIHQFNVFTVNTPMQYGLAEYLKNSNHYLGLASFYQAKRDYFSEGLKQTDFKLLPAPATYFQCANYTQLKIPQARMSEADFCSWLTTEMGVAAIPVSAFYAKPVESGVIRFCFAKKEETLLAALERLQIL from the coding sequence ATGAGCCAAAACACCCTTCCAACCCCAGTATTTCCAAGTCGCCTACCTGAGGTGGGGACAACGGTATTTACAGTCATGTCAGCACTCGCCTCAAAACATCAGGCCATTAACTTGGGTCAAGGTTTTCCGGACTTCCCGTGTGATCGAGAGCTCATATCTCAGGTCAATGCGGCCATGCTTGCTGATCACAATCAATATCCGCCAATGGCTGGAATCCCAGAATTACGCCAAGGGGTTGCCCAGAAAATCTCAAGCTTATACGGTCATGACTACGATCCCGATACCGAGATCACCATCACCGCTGGCGGCACTCAAGGAATCTTGACAACCATCCTGTCATGCGTCAGTCCGGGCGATGAAGTTGTCATTATTGAGCCAGCCTACGACAGTTATCGCCCCTCCATTGAATTGGCAGGCGGTAAAACGATTGCTGTATCTTTAATAGCTAATCGTGATGAGCAAGGATGCGTCAATTCATATTCGATTCCGTGGGATGACTTGGCTAAAGCAATTCATCCAAAAACGCGACTGGTCATCATCAATACGCCTCACAATCCAACTGGGATGATTTGGCAAAGAAAAGATCTTGATCGATTGGCAAATCTAGTCCGAAGCACCAACGCCATTATCTTGAGCGATGAGGTCTACGAACACATGGTATTTGACGGACAACACCATGCCAGCATTGCAGGCCACCCTGAATTGGCAGCCAGAAGTTTTCTAATATCCAGTTTTGGCAAAACCTATCATGTCACGGGCTGGAAGCTAGGTTATGTAGCTGCGCCTGCAACGATGATGAAAGAATTTCGCAAGATACATCAGTTCAATGTTTTTACAGTTAACACGCCAATGCAATATGGATTGGCCGAATACCTTAAAAATTCTAATCATTACTTGGGACTCGCATCCTTTTATCAAGCTAAGCGAGATTACTTTAGTGAGGGTCTGAAACAGACTGACTTCAAACTATTGCCAGCACCAGCAACCTATTTTCAGTGTGCCAATTACACCCAACTCAAGATACCCCAAGCAAGAATGAGTGAGGCCGATTTTTGCTCCTGGCTGACCACAGAAATGGGTGTAGCCGCTATTCCTGTTTCTGCTTTTTACGCCAAACCAGTCGAGTCAGGCGTTATTCGTTTTTGCTTTGCTAAAAAAGAAGAAACGCTTTTAGCTGCATTAGAGCGCTTACAAATACTATAA
- a CDS encoding glutathione S-transferase domain-containing protein, with translation MATSKPNKNIIDVYSWPTPNGHKVHIMLEECGYKLGKDWIAHPIDIGAGDQFKPEFLAISPNNKIPAIIDPNGPDGKPIHLFESGAILLYLAAKTGKFLPKSTRGKYEVLQWLMFQMGGLGPLLGQNHHFRIYAPEKIDYAITRYTNEAKRLYGVIDHQLKDNPYIAGKSYSIADIAIFPWTRNWKNQGIDINEFPHFQRWFEMISERPAVKRGVEVLTALRKPLHDDKAREQLFGSSQYQKRK, from the coding sequence ATGGCTACAAGCAAACCCAATAAAAACATCATTGATGTTTACAGCTGGCCAACCCCTAATGGTCACAAGGTCCACATCATGCTTGAAGAGTGTGGCTATAAATTAGGCAAAGACTGGATTGCCCACCCAATTGATATTGGTGCTGGCGACCAATTCAAACCTGAATTCTTGGCCATTAGCCCAAACAATAAGATTCCAGCAATCATCGATCCGAATGGGCCTGATGGCAAACCCATCCACCTCTTCGAATCTGGCGCGATTTTGCTTTACCTGGCCGCCAAAACGGGGAAGTTTCTACCGAAATCTACCCGAGGTAAATATGAGGTATTGCAATGGTTGATGTTCCAGATGGGTGGTCTAGGGCCGCTTTTAGGGCAAAACCACCACTTCCGGATCTATGCGCCAGAGAAAATTGACTATGCCATCACTCGCTACACTAATGAAGCAAAGCGCTTATACGGAGTTATCGATCATCAACTGAAAGATAATCCCTATATTGCTGGCAAAAGTTATTCCATAGCCGATATCGCTATTTTTCCATGGACGCGAAATTGGAAGAACCAAGGCATTGATATCAATGAGTTTCCACATTTCCAGCGCTGGTTTGAAATGATTAGTGAGCGCCCTGCTGTGAAGCGCGGTGTTGAAGTATTAACTGCATTACGTAAGCCCTTGCATGACGACAAAGCAAGAGAACAATTATTTGGCTCATCACAGTATCAAAAAAGGAAATAG